The following coding sequences lie in one Lolium perenne isolate Kyuss_39 chromosome 2, Kyuss_2.0, whole genome shotgun sequence genomic window:
- the LOC127332902 gene encoding 5-formyltetrahydrofolate cyclo-ligase, mitochondrial: MVRLLHLPRPPAPTYRPLLPPPPRLRLAASTSSPLAAMSTAAQQALADQKRAVRSDVRRALKALSPDQRASEDLAIQSNIMNSSWFKASKRLCAYISCAQLREVDTTKILAEVLSPNSEHDGQAKDIYVPRVEDKNRNMRMFKITTMDDLVKNSMNILEPSPLDASGNAREEVLSASSPVDLLLLPGQAFDRTGRRLGRGGGYYDTFLMRYQELAKEKGWSQPLLVALSYSVQILEEGIIPVNSTDVPIDALVTSSGIIPISPAALERVQRS, encoded by the exons ATGGTGCGCCTCCTCCACCTGCCCCGGCCTCCCGCTCCCACCTAccgccccctcctccccccacccCCGCGGCTGCGACTGGCCGCGTCGACCTCCTCCCCCCTCGCCGCCATGTCCACGGCGGCGCAGCAGGCGCTCGCGGACCAGAAGCGCGCGGTGCGGTCCGACGTGCGCAGGGCGCTCAAGGCCCTCTCCCCCGACCAGCGGGCCAGCGAAG ACCTGGCTATCCAGAGCAATATTATGAACTCTTCTTGGTTCAAAGCGAGCAAAAGGCTGTGCGCCTACATAAGCTGCGCGCAATTACGAGAAGTTGACACAACAAAAATACTTGCGGAGGTTCTATCCCCGAATTCTG AACACGATGGACAGGCAAAGGATATCTATGTTCCTCGGGTGGAAGATAAAAACCGCAATATGAGGATGTTCAAAATCACGACCATGGATGATCTAGTTAAAAATTCAATGAACATTCTGGAACCGTCGCCACTGGATGCCAGTGGGAATGCTCGTGAAGAAG TGTTGTCAGCATCATCCCCTGTTGATCTTCTTCTATTACCTG GACAAGCTTTTGACAGAACTGGCCGAAGACTAGGACGTGGTGGAGG GTACTATGACACATTCTTGATGAGATACCaagaacttgctaaagagaaaggGTGGAGTCAGCCTCTTCTAG ttgcactttcaTACTCGGTCCAAATTCTGGAGGAAGGCATCATCCCAGTCAACTCAACTGATGTTCCTATTGATGCTCTGGTCACATCCTCTGGCATTATTCCAATCAGTCCGGCAGCATTGGAGAGGGTGCAACGAAGCTGA
- the LOC139835509 gene encoding uncharacterized protein, which translates to MDWSNVGDGPAGLIAERLLADDVTDYVRFRAVCRPWRQCTADPRAHGVLDRRFLPRRWIMLPEEEVADPDRRRRLLNVSTGQCVRAHLPELRGHDACAPTIEGLLVLRNRATYAVRLLNPLTRQVADLPPATTLYSLYWRAGMYDAYPRLDFEVSAAGLADDDATVAVLFEEVQMLAVAKPGDEQWTLVKQGASFSPAISFAGRFYCTTGTDINVVDTRDNQPPRLVVAAKINHQLSGNLDTMHLLDNDGELLLFTCTYEACTYEADHFPADETREYFLEYNVSRVDLEARKTQPIRDLGGRALFIGSTRAISVSPLAFPAIEKNSFYHESIGWYKIVDGTIMSFHPGSDVTEACAFVNRIPRYGPHTIVQYLSQYVTTKDTSASLAEDGTSDYDAEANCVIC; encoded by the coding sequence ATGGATTGGTCCAATGTCGGGGACGGGCCGGCGGGTTTGATCGCCGAGCGGCTTCTCGCCGACGACGTGACGGACTACGTCCGCTTCCGCGCCGTGTGCCGTCCGTGGCGGCAGTGCACCGCGGACCCGCGCGCGCACGGCGTGCTCGACCGCCGCTTCCTCCCGCGCAGATGGATCATGCTCCCGGAAGAAGAAGTCGCAGAccccgaccgccgccgccgcctcctgaaCGTCTCCACCGGCCAGTGCGTCCGGGCGCACCTCCCGGAGCTCCGCGGCCACGACGCGTGCGCGCCCACCATCGAGGGCCTCCTCGTCCTGCGCAACAGGGCCACCTACGCCGTCCGCCTGCTGAACCCGCTCACCCGCCAGGTGGCCGATCTCCCGCCGGCGACCACGCTCTACTCCTTGTATTGGCGCGCCGGCATGTACGACGCTTATCCCAGGTTGGACTTCGAGGTGTCAGCTGCTGGCCTTGCCGATGACGACGCCACGGTCGCGGTCCTGTTCGAGGAGGTCCAGATGCTGGCCGTCGCCAAGCCTGGCGATGAGCAGTGGACCCTGGTCAAACAAGGCGCCTCTTTCTCGCCAGCCATATCATTTGCAGGCCGTTTCTACTGCACCACGGGCACGGATATCAACGTGGTGGACACCAGAGACAACCAGCCACCGCGGCTGGTGGTGGCTGCAAAGATCAATCACCAGCTTTCGGGGAATTTGGACACAATGCATCTCCTAGACAATGACGGGGAGCTGCTGTTGTTCACCTGTACCTATGAAGCATGTACCTATGAAGCCGATCACTTCCCTGCTGATGAAACAAGGGAGTACTTCCTGGAGTATAATGTATCCCGCGTGGATTTGGAGGCCAGGAAGACGCAACCAATCCGTGACCTTGGTGGGCGTGCTCTATTCATTGGATCTACTCGTGCAATTTCTGTGTCCCCTTTGGCATTCCCTGCCATTGAGAAGAACTCTTTCTATCATGAAAGCATTGGATGGTACAAGATTGTGGATGGAACCATCATGAGCTTCCACCCAGGCAGTGACGTCACCGAGGCTTGTGCTTTTGTCAACAGAATTCCTCGATATGGACCTCATACTATCGTCCAGTATCTATCCCAGTATGTAACTACTAAGGACACCTCAGCCTCATTAGCTGAAGATGGCACCTCAGACTATGATGCTGAAGCAAACTGCGTAATATGCTGA